In Phoenix dactylifera cultivar Barhee BC4 chromosome 11, palm_55x_up_171113_PBpolish2nd_filt_p, whole genome shotgun sequence, the following are encoded in one genomic region:
- the LOC103711211 gene encoding mitochondrial-processing peptidase subunit alpha-like isoform X2, with protein sequence MYRALGSHLRALERHAGGGIGATTRSASTSVAKRSSGGFFSWLTGEQSSQLPPLDSPLAGVTLPPPLPDYVEPEKTKITTLPNGVKIASESSANPAASIGLYVDCGSVYETPVLSGATHLLERMAFKSTTNRSHLRIVREVEAIGGNVTASASREQMGYTFDALKTYVPEMVEVLIDCVRNAVFLDWEVNEQKVKAEIGEVSSNPQGLLLEAIHSAGYTGALANPLMAPESAVNRLNATILEDFVKENYTAPRMVLAASGVDHEELVSVAEPLLSDLPKVSRPEEPRSVYVGGEYRCQASSAQTHVALAFEVPGGWHQEQEAITLTVLQMLMGGGGSFSTGGPGKGMYSRLYLRILNEFQQIQSFSAFNSVYNNTGIFGIHATTGSDFVSKAVDLAARELLALATPGQVDQTQLDRAKQSTKSAVLMNLESRMVASEDIGRQILTYGERKPIEHFLKALDEVTLEDITSISQKIISSPLTMASWGDVINVPSYESVSRKFHSK encoded by the exons ATGTACCGAGCTTTGGGATCCCACCTCAGGGCTCTCGAG CGCCATGCTGGTGGAGGTATTGGTGCTACCACTAGATCTGCAAGTACAAGTGTTGCAAAAAGGTCTTCTGGTGGATTTTTCAGCTGGCTTACTGGGGAGCAGTCTAGTCAACTTCCTCCTCTAGATTCCCCACTTGCAGGTGTTACACTTCCTCCTCCTTTGCCTGATTACGTAGAGCCAGAGAAGACTAAGATCACAACTCTCCCAAATGGTGTCAAAATTGCATCTGAATCATCAGCA AACCCAGCTGCATCAATAGGACTATATGTTGATTGTGGTTCTGTATATGAAACACCTGTTTTATCTGGGGCCACACACCTCCTGGAGCGGATGGCCTTCAAAAGCACAACAAACAGGAGCCATTTGCGTATTGTCCGTGAAGTAGAAGCAATTGGCGGCAATGTCACGGCATCAGCTTCTCGTGAACAGATGGGTTATACTTTTGATGCTCTAAAAACATACGTGCCTGAGATGGTCGAGGTGCTTATCGATTGTGTCAGGAATGCTGTTTTCCTTGATTGGGAGGTCAATGAACAG AAAGTAAAGGCAGAGATTGGAGAAGTTTCTAGCAATCCCCAGGGTTTGCTCTTGGAGGCTATTCATTCTGCTGGCTATACTGGTGCATTGGCAAATCCTCTGATGGCTCCTGAATCTGCAGTAAACAGGTTGAATGCTACTATTTTAGAGGACTTTGTTAAG GAGAATTATACAGCTCCTAGAATGGTACTTGCGGCATCAGGCGTGGATCATGAGGAGTTGGTATCAGTTGCTGAACCACTCTTATCTGACCTTCCAAAGGTGTCTCGCCCTGAAGAGCCAAGATCAGTATATGTTGGAGGAGAGTATCGATGTCAAGCGAGTTCTGCA CAAACACACGTTGCTCTTGCTTTTGAAGTTCCTGGTGGCTGGCATCAGGAGCAGGAAGCCATTACATTGACAGTACTTCAG ATGCTCATGGGTGGAGGAGGCTCTTTTTCTACTGGAGGTCCTGGGAAAGGAATGTATTCTCGGCTTT ATCTTCGCATCTTAAATGAGTTCCAACAAATCCAGTCGTTCTCTGCTTTCAACAGTGTTTACAATAATACTGGCATTTTTGGAATCCATGCAACCACA GGTTCAGATTTTGTTTCCAAAGCTGTTGATTTGGCGGCAAGAGAACTTCTTGCACTTGCAACTCCAGGACAAG TTGACCAGACACAACTAGATCGTGCCAAGCAGTCTACTAAGTCTGCTGTTCTGATGAACCTGGAATCAAGA ATGGTAGCATCAGAAGATATTGGGCgacaaattttgacatatggagAGAG GAAACCAATCGAGCATTTTCTGAAAGCTCTTGATGAAGTTACACTGGAAGATATAACTTCAATTTCGCAGAAGATCATTTCTTCACCACTGACAATGGCATCTTGGGGAGATG TTATCAACGTCCCCAGTTATGAATCTGTCAGCCGAAAGTTTCACTCGAAATGA
- the LOC103711211 gene encoding mitochondrial-processing peptidase subunit alpha-like isoform X1 encodes MYRALGSHLRALERHAGGGIGATTRSASTSVAKRSSGGFFSWLTGEQSSQLPPLDSPLAGVTLPPPLPDYVEPEKTKITTLPNGVKIASESSANPAASIGLYVDCGSVYETPVLSGATHLLERMAFKSTTNRSHLRIVREVEAIGGNVTASASREQMGYTFDALKTYVPEMVEVLIDCVRNAVFLDWEVNEQLQKVKAEIGEVSSNPQGLLLEAIHSAGYTGALANPLMAPESAVNRLNATILEDFVKENYTAPRMVLAASGVDHEELVSVAEPLLSDLPKVSRPEEPRSVYVGGEYRCQASSAQTHVALAFEVPGGWHQEQEAITLTVLQMLMGGGGSFSTGGPGKGMYSRLYLRILNEFQQIQSFSAFNSVYNNTGIFGIHATTGSDFVSKAVDLAARELLALATPGQVDQTQLDRAKQSTKSAVLMNLESRMVASEDIGRQILTYGERKPIEHFLKALDEVTLEDITSISQKIISSPLTMASWGDVINVPSYESVSRKFHSK; translated from the exons ATGTACCGAGCTTTGGGATCCCACCTCAGGGCTCTCGAG CGCCATGCTGGTGGAGGTATTGGTGCTACCACTAGATCTGCAAGTACAAGTGTTGCAAAAAGGTCTTCTGGTGGATTTTTCAGCTGGCTTACTGGGGAGCAGTCTAGTCAACTTCCTCCTCTAGATTCCCCACTTGCAGGTGTTACACTTCCTCCTCCTTTGCCTGATTACGTAGAGCCAGAGAAGACTAAGATCACAACTCTCCCAAATGGTGTCAAAATTGCATCTGAATCATCAGCA AACCCAGCTGCATCAATAGGACTATATGTTGATTGTGGTTCTGTATATGAAACACCTGTTTTATCTGGGGCCACACACCTCCTGGAGCGGATGGCCTTCAAAAGCACAACAAACAGGAGCCATTTGCGTATTGTCCGTGAAGTAGAAGCAATTGGCGGCAATGTCACGGCATCAGCTTCTCGTGAACAGATGGGTTATACTTTTGATGCTCTAAAAACATACGTGCCTGAGATGGTCGAGGTGCTTATCGATTGTGTCAGGAATGCTGTTTTCCTTGATTGGGAGGTCAATGAACAG CTGCAGAAAGTAAAGGCAGAGATTGGAGAAGTTTCTAGCAATCCCCAGGGTTTGCTCTTGGAGGCTATTCATTCTGCTGGCTATACTGGTGCATTGGCAAATCCTCTGATGGCTCCTGAATCTGCAGTAAACAGGTTGAATGCTACTATTTTAGAGGACTTTGTTAAG GAGAATTATACAGCTCCTAGAATGGTACTTGCGGCATCAGGCGTGGATCATGAGGAGTTGGTATCAGTTGCTGAACCACTCTTATCTGACCTTCCAAAGGTGTCTCGCCCTGAAGAGCCAAGATCAGTATATGTTGGAGGAGAGTATCGATGTCAAGCGAGTTCTGCA CAAACACACGTTGCTCTTGCTTTTGAAGTTCCTGGTGGCTGGCATCAGGAGCAGGAAGCCATTACATTGACAGTACTTCAG ATGCTCATGGGTGGAGGAGGCTCTTTTTCTACTGGAGGTCCTGGGAAAGGAATGTATTCTCGGCTTT ATCTTCGCATCTTAAATGAGTTCCAACAAATCCAGTCGTTCTCTGCTTTCAACAGTGTTTACAATAATACTGGCATTTTTGGAATCCATGCAACCACA GGTTCAGATTTTGTTTCCAAAGCTGTTGATTTGGCGGCAAGAGAACTTCTTGCACTTGCAACTCCAGGACAAG TTGACCAGACACAACTAGATCGTGCCAAGCAGTCTACTAAGTCTGCTGTTCTGATGAACCTGGAATCAAGA ATGGTAGCATCAGAAGATATTGGGCgacaaattttgacatatggagAGAG GAAACCAATCGAGCATTTTCTGAAAGCTCTTGATGAAGTTACACTGGAAGATATAACTTCAATTTCGCAGAAGATCATTTCTTCACCACTGACAATGGCATCTTGGGGAGATG TTATCAACGTCCCCAGTTATGAATCTGTCAGCCGAAAGTTTCACTCGAAATGA